In Lacerta agilis isolate rLacAgi1 chromosome 1, rLacAgi1.pri, whole genome shotgun sequence, the following proteins share a genomic window:
- the PSMC3 gene encoding 26S proteasome regulatory subunit 6A: protein MASVWDEAEDGIGEEVLKMSTEEIVQRTRLLDSEIKIMKSEVLRVTHELQAMKDKIKENSEKIKVNKTLPYLVSNVIELLDVDPNDQEEDGANIDLDSQRKGKCAVIKTSTRQTYFLPVIGLVDAEKLKPGDLVGVNKDSYLILETLPTEYDSRVKAMEVDERPTEQYSDIGGLDKQIQELVEAIVLPMNHKEKFENLGIQPPKGVLMYGPPGTGKTLLARACAAQTKATFLKLAGPQLVQMFIGDGAKLVRDAFALAKEKAPSIIFIDELDAIGTKRFDSEKAGDREVQRTMLELLNQLDGFQPNTQVKVIAATNRVDILDPALLRSGRLDRKIEFPMPNEEARARIMQIHSRKMNVSPDVNYEELARCTDDFNGAQCKAVCVEAGMIALRHGATELTHEDYMEGILEVQAKKKANLQYYA from the exons ATGGCGTCGGTCTGGGATGAAGCGGAG GATGGTATCGGCGAGGAGGTCCTGAAGATGTCCACGGAAGAGATCGTGCAGAGGACCCGCCTGCTTGACAGCGAAATCAAG ATCATGAAGAGTGAGGTGCTGAGAGTAACCCATGAGCTGCAAGCCATGAAAGATAAGATCAAAGAGAACAGTGAGAAGATAAAAGTAAACAAAACACTGCCATATCTAGTTTCCAATGTCATAGAG CTGCTAGATGTTGATCCCAATGACcaagaggaagatggagcaaatatTGACCTTGATTCTCAAAGGAAGGGCAAGTGTGCTGTGATCAAGACCTCTACTCGTCAG ACTTATTTCCTGCCTGTGATTGGGTTGGTTGATGCTGAAAAACTGAAGCCTGGAGATCTGGTG GGAGTGAACAAGGACTCTTACCTGATTCTGGAGACCCTGCCCACAGAGTATGACTCACGGGTCAAAGCCATGGAGGTGGACGAGAGGCCTACAGAGCAGTACAGTGATATTGGGGGACTGGATAAACAGATCCAAGAG CTGGTAGAAGCTATTGTCTTGCCAATGAATCATAAAGAAAAATTTGAAAACCTGGGTATCCAGCCTCCTAAAGGGGTCCTCATGTATGGACCTCCAGGAACAGGAAAGACACTTTTAGCAAGAGCATGTGCTGCACAGACAAAG GCTACATTCTTGAAGCTGGCTGGCCCACAGCTGGTGCAGATGTTCATTGGAGATGGAGCCAAATTAGTGCGAGATGCCTTTGCATTAGCAAAGGAGAAAGCACCTTCTATCATCTTTATTGATGAACTTGATGCCATAGGCACAAAAAG ATTTGACAGTGAAAAGGCTGGTGATCGGGAAGTACAGAGAACTATGTTGGAATTGCTGAACCAGCTTGATGGATTCCAACCCAACACACAAGTCAAG GTGATTGCTGCAACTAACCGTGTGGATATCCTAGACCCTGCTCTACTCCGCTCAGGGCGACTGGATCGTAAGATTGAGTTTCCAATGCCCAATGAGGAGGCTAGAGCCAGAATTATGCAGATCCATTCACGCAAGATGAATGTCAG CCCTGATGTGAATTATGAAGAGCTGGCTCGTTGCACAGATGACTTCAATGGGGCACAGTGCAAGGCAGTTTGTGTGGAAGCG GGGATGATTGCCTTACGGCATGGAGCTACAGAGCTTACCCATGAAGATTACATGGAAGGAATCTTGGAAGTCCAGGCCAAGAAGAAAGCCAATCTACAATATTATGCCTGA
- the LOC117046205 gene encoding transmembrane protein 178B-like, with protein MAAAAQALSCSGLLLAAAALALLAVAIGTDSWYETDARLHRERCRSFGHKRNAHSNSNNSDPPGSMSAPSPHLPLRARPPRALLPGQTSPPPPPSAAQPLLLPGAAAVAAAALALESHCGRRFNSTVSGLWRRCHRAGFEPDSEELIQKGVIQRCTSVKYHYTSSSLPRNLPVNITNTIRQDEWHALHLRRMTAGFIGMAVSIILFGWIIGMLGCCKQHELMQYVAGLLFLMGGTCCIISLCTCVAGINFELSRYPRYVYGLPEDISHGYGWSMFCAWGGLGLTLLAGFLCTLAPSLNSPRTVVQKPRQENGTV; from the exons atGGCGGCCGCGGCTCAGGCGCTGAGTTGCTCCGGGCTGCTGCTGGCCGCCGCCGCCCTGGCGCTGCTGGCCGTGGCCATCGGCACCGACTCCTGGTACGAGACGGACGCGCGGCTGCACCGCGAGCGCTGCCGCAGCTTCGGCCACAAGCGCAACGcccacagcaacagcaacaacagcgaCCCGCCCGGCTCCATGTCGGCGCCCAGCCCGCACCTGCCGCTCCGAGCCCGCCCGCCCAGGGCCCTGCTCCCCGGGCAaacctcgccgccgccgccgccctcggcagcgcagccgctgctgctccccggggccgccgccgtcgccgccgccgctTTGGCGCTGGAATCGCACTGCGGCCGCCGCTTCAACTCCACCGTCTCCGGCCTCTGGCGGCGCTGCCACCGCGCGGGTTTCGAGCCCGACAGCGAGGAGCTCATCCAGAAAG gAGTCATACAGCGTTGCACATCTGTGAAGTATCACTACACTTCATCTTCCCTGCCACGCAACTTGCCTGTCAATATTACCAACACTATCCGCCAGGATGAGTGGCATGCCCTCC ATCTGCGGAGAATGACAGCTGGCTTTATTGGTATGGCAGTTTCCATCATTCTCTTTGGGTGGATCATTGGTATGCTGGGCTGCTGTAAACAGCATGAGCTCATGCAATATGTAGCTGGACTGCTCTTCCTTATGGGAG GTACCTGCTGCATCATCTCCCTTTGCACATGTGTGGCTGGGATAAACTTTGAGCTGTCTCGTTACCCTCGCTATGTCTATGGGTTACCAGAGGACATCAGTCATGGCTATGGCTGGTCCATGTTCTGTGCTTGGGGAGGCTTGGGACTGACACTTCTGGCAGGATTCTTATGCACATTGGCACCCTCTCTCAATAGCCCCCGGACTGTTGTACAGAAACCCAGACAGGAAAATGGTACTGTGTGA